In Armatimonadota bacterium, the following are encoded in one genomic region:
- a CDS encoding metal ABC transporter permease — translation MPEILQYGFMQRALLGGVLIGSIAPVVGVFLVLRRLSLIADTLAHVSLAGVAVSLLLGAYPLAGALAAALLGAVGIERLRGSGLGGETALAIFLYGGLAVAVVVIGLADGFTVGLFPYLFGAITAVQPRDLWVSFLLGLGVLGAVAVFYKELFAITFDAEGARVRGLPVEGLNLLFASLVAVTVVVAMRVVGILLTGALMVIPAVTALRLARSFRSALGVAVACSLTTVLGGLVTSFYLDVPASGAIVLGGILLFLLVFLLTPGR, via the coding sequence CCGGAGATTCTCCAATACGGGTTCATGCAGCGGGCGCTGCTGGGGGGAGTGCTCATCGGAAGCATCGCTCCCGTGGTGGGCGTCTTCCTGGTGCTGCGTCGCCTCAGCTTGATCGCCGACACCCTGGCCCACGTGTCGTTGGCCGGCGTGGCCGTCAGCCTCCTCCTGGGCGCCTACCCGCTGGCCGGCGCCCTGGCCGCGGCGCTGCTGGGTGCGGTGGGCATCGAGCGGCTGCGCGGAAGCGGCCTCGGGGGGGAGACCGCGCTGGCCATCTTCCTCTACGGTGGTCTGGCCGTGGCCGTGGTGGTCATCGGCCTGGCCGACGGATTCACCGTGGGGCTCTTCCCGTACCTGTTCGGGGCCATCACCGCAGTCCAGCCGCGGGACCTGTGGGTGAGCTTCCTGCTGGGCCTGGGGGTGCTGGGCGCGGTCGCCGTGTTCTACAAGGAGCTATTCGCCATCACCTTCGATGCGGAAGGGGCGCGGGTGCGGGGCCTGCCGGTGGAGGGGTTGAACCTGCTGTTCGCTTCCCTGGTGGCGGTCACGGTGGTGGTGGCCATGCGCGTCGTGGGCATCCTCCTGACCGGCGCCCTGATGGTCATCCCCGCGGTCACCGCGCTGCGTCTGGCCCGCAGCTTCCGCAGCGCCCTGGGAGTGGCCGTGGCCTGCTCGCTGACCACGGTCCTGGGAGGACTCGTCACCTCCTTCTACCTGGACGTCCCGGCCAGCGGAGCCATCGTCCTGGGCGGGATCCTCCTGTTCCTCCTGGTCTTCCTCCTCACCCCGGGTCGGTAG